The Erwinia billingiae Eb661 nucleotide sequence TGAGGAACTCCGTGATGACTATTGCAAAAGAGTACAGCGACAACGTTCAGCGTGAAGTCAATATTGACGTTGAGGCGTTACTGGAAGCGATCCAGGATCGTTCCAGCGGCGAGGTCAAAGAGTTTATGGATAATGACCGCGCGCACAAAATCAGGGTGGATGGTCGGGAGTACCGTTCGTACACCGAACTGGCCGACGCCTTCGAACTCGATATCCGCGATTTTACGGTTTCGGAAGTGAACAGATAAAAAAAATCCCGGCCATCTGGCCGGGAATGAAAAATTCATTTGAAATTCGTTACAGAGGAAATTCTCTGACTGCAGCAGAGTACCTGACTTCTCTACTAAGACAAGTCCCAAGTTTCGCCAAAGTTGTACAGGATTGTGAAAATTGTACATGGCGTAAATCGGTCAACCCAATGCTGCCGCGTGTTGAGACGGCATTCTCATTTTATTTTGCCCTTGTACAACCCCCGCTATTTTTTAGGATAATTCTCATCA carries:
- the yodD gene encoding YodD family peroxide/acid resistance protein, which produces MTIAKEYSDNVQREVNIDVEALLEAIQDRSSGEVKEFMDNDRAHKIRVDGREYRSYTELADAFELDIRDFTVSEVNR